Proteins from a single region of Campylobacter sputorum:
- a CDS encoding sensor histidine kinase, which translates to MYKKFISKPHFKFYLMLLIITIVYFCITIISFIKVSSEVGNIGENFTSSLGIEISNSITAWLSSQSDSVTKKAEFIEENSDILRMPDKISKHLNYLHKNDTIFDIFQLYLDKDKYIYVNNEKEKIRNLSFRENTLWYKNTMMKEKTTINVMDVHRILNIKSINICSPIHKNGEKVAVFCGVINADEMLKKIIDIKNTNLQYLFLIDTRGDISGIDDEKTKDKISSSFLKNKKTDNFKFTIDNITFFKIPDINWFVGISIDKERLTQDSFNVLIKNANFVFICFFILTILGNLIYNKMLKKLQIRQKEYEVLLQKQLQFSRSGELVANISHQLKEPLNSISIILSSTVFLKNENKLSDEQLKENLALAIKSTTLMANTIDTIRNFYKYSDYITQFNIYQSISNLLKILSVHLKSKNVNINLNCDKNLVVRNKETFLQQILLILIQNAKDALIQKHKQAPQERIINIDVSFDENFVYILVKDFGIGISEELSKKIFSSLKLTSKRDGSAIGLYFAKKTALYKLGGNLELISLKNPTTFELKIKR; encoded by the coding sequence TTGTATAAAAAATTCATATCTAAACCACATTTTAAATTTTATCTTATGCTACTAATAATCACAATAGTGTATTTTTGTATAACTATCATTAGTTTTATAAAGGTAAGCTCAGAAGTAGGAAATATCGGAGAAAACTTTACAAGTTCACTTGGCATAGAAATCTCAAACTCTATAACAGCTTGGTTAAGTTCACAAAGTGATTCTGTAACAAAAAAAGCAGAATTTATAGAAGAAAATTCAGATATTTTGCGTATGCCAGATAAAATCTCAAAACATCTTAACTACTTACATAAAAACGATACTATTTTTGATATATTTCAACTATATCTTGATAAAGACAAATATATTTATGTAAATAATGAAAAAGAAAAAATCAGAAATCTTTCCTTTAGAGAAAATACACTTTGGTATAAAAATACAATGATGAAAGAAAAAACAACTATAAATGTTATGGATGTTCATAGAATTTTAAATATAAAATCCATAAATATTTGTTCACCTATCCATAAAAATGGAGAAAAAGTAGCTGTTTTTTGTGGAGTTATAAATGCTGATGAAATGCTTAAAAAAATCATAGATATAAAAAATACAAACTTGCAATATCTGTTTTTAATAGATACAAGAGGGGACATAAGTGGTATAGATGATGAAAAAACCAAAGATAAAATTTCTAGTAGCTTTTTAAAAAACAAAAAAACAGATAATTTTAAATTTACAATAGACAATATCACATTTTTTAAAATACCAGATATAAACTGGTTTGTTGGTATAAGTATAGATAAAGAAAGACTCACACAAGACTCTTTTAATGTTTTGATAAAAAATGCAAATTTTGTATTTATCTGTTTTTTTATTTTAACTATTCTTGGAAATTTAATTTATAACAAGATGTTAAAAAAACTTCAAATTAGACAAAAAGAGTATGAAGTTTTACTACAAAAACAACTGCAATTTTCTAGAAGTGGTGAATTAGTTGCAAATATATCTCATCAATTAAAAGAGCCATTAAATTCTATCTCTATTATACTAAGTAGCACGGTTTTTTTAAAAAATGAAAACAAATTAAGCGATGAACAATTAAAAGAAAATCTAGCACTTGCTATAAAATCAACAACATTGATGGCCAATACCATAGATACTATAAGAAATTTTTATAAATATAGTGATTATATAACACAATTCAACATTTATCAAAGTATATCAAATTTACTAAAAATATTAAGTGTGCATCTAAAAAGTAAAAATGTAAATATCAATCTTAATTGCGATAAAAATTTAGTAGTTAGAAACAAAGAAACATTTTTGCAACAAATTTTATTAATCCTTATACAAAATGCTAAAGATGCTCTTATACAAAAACATAAACAAGCTCCACAAGAACGCATTATAAATATAGATGTATCATTTGATGAGAATTTTGTGTATATACTAGTTAAAGATTTTGGAATAGGAATTAGCGAGGAACTTAGTAAAAAAATATTTTCAAGTTTAAAGCTTACATCTAAAAGAGATGGTAGTGCTATAGGACTATATTTTGCTAAAAAAACAGCCCTTTATAAACTTGGTGGAAATTTAGAATTAATAAGCTTAAAAAATCCAACCACATTTGAACTTAAAATAAAGAGATAA